Genomic DNA from Klebsiella variicola:
TTCAGCGCTTTTGGCGTCGCGACTTCGACTTTGGCCTCTTCAACCACTGTCGTCGCCTTCCAGCGATAGGCCTCTTTCTTCGCCGGGGCCTGCTCAAGGGCAGCCGCCGCCGGACGAGCCTGGACGCGCTCGGTAATCGAACTCAGTCGCTCCAGCGCAGCGTTATTCACCGGCCGCGCGCGGGAAGCGGCTGCCGGTTCACTCTTTTTTGGAGTGGTTGCTCCCTGGCTGCGCTGCAGGTGGCTGCGGGCCGCCAGCACCTGGCTGGTGGTCGGCGGCAAACTCTGCGACGGCTGCTGCGGCGGCGCAGCGGGGGCAACCGGCTGACGCGGCGCGGGCGCGGCGGTCTGTGCTGGCTGCACTTCCGGCTCTGGCAGCGGCTTACGCGGATGAAACGCCAGCGCGCGGAGCAGCGTCATTTCGACGCCCATTCGCCGGTCCGGCGCATAAGGCAGCTCTTTGCGGCCCATCAGCAGCGTTTGGTAGTAAAGCTGAACGTCACCCGGCGGTACGGTTCGCGCCAGTTCGCGCATCCGCACTTCGACCGTGGCCATATCGGCGCCCAGCGCCGAAGGCGACAGCTGTACCATGGCGATGCGGTGCAGCAGGCTCTGCATCTCCACCAACAGCGCCTCCCACTCGACGCCGCGTGCGGCGGCGTCATTGACGCCCGCCATCACCCGCTCGCCGTCGGCAGCGACCAGCGCTTCAATCAGCGACAGCGCCTGATCGTCATCAAGGGTGCCGAGCATGGTGCTCACCGATGCGGCCGTCAGCTGTCCTTCTCCACTGGCAATCGCCTGATCGGTCAGGCTTAAGGCATCGCGCAGGCTGCCGTCGGCTGCCCGCGACAAGAGCTGCAGCGCGCGGGGCTCAAAGGCAATCTGCTCTTCGCCAAGAATATGCTCCAGCTGATGGCGGATCTGTTCAACATCCAGGGCTTTGAGATGGAACTGCAGGCAGCGGGATAAGATCGTCACCGGCAGCTTCTGCGGATCCGTCGTCGCCAGCAGGAATTTGACGTGTGCTGGCGGCTCCTCCAGCGTTTTTAATAACGCGTTGAAGCTGTGGCGCGACAACATATGGACTTCGTCGATGAGATAGACCTTAAAGCGGCCGCGGGCCGGCGCGTACTGGACGTTATCCAGCAGGTCGCGGGTATCTTCGACTTTGGTGCGCGAGGCGGCGTCAATCTCAATCAGATCGACAAAACGCCCCTGTTCAATTTCCCGGCAGTTATCGCACACGCCGCAGGGGGTGGCGGTGATGCCGGTTTCACAGTTTAACCCTTTCGCCAGCAGACGGGCGATGGAGGTCTTACCGACCCCGCGGGTACCGGAAAAGAGATAAGCGTGATGAATGCGCCCTAACGACAAGCCGTTCGCCAGTGCGGTCAGCACATGTTCCTGGCCGACGACGTCAGCAAAGGTTTGTGGGCGCCATTTACGGGCTAAGACCTGATAACTCATGGGCTGGCTCTGAAACGCTGGAAGGTGAAATCACGAAGGGGTCATGCTATCACAGCCCCGCCCGATCGGCGAGGCTATGTGGAGGGATTTGCTTAGTGGCCCGGGAACGGCACCAGGCTGTAGCAGTGGATCCCCAGCTTCTCCAGGCGCTGTTCGCCGCCCAGATCGAAGAGGTTGATAATGAAAGCGGCATCGTGCACTTCGCCGCCGAGACGGCGGATCAGTTTGACCGTCGCGTCGATGGTGCCGCCGGTCGCCAGCAGATCGTCCACCACCAGCACCTTGTCGCCCGGTTTGATCGCATCAACGTGGATCTCCAGCTGATCGGTGCCATACTCCAGCTCATAGCTCTCGGCAATGGTTTCACGCGGCAACTTACGCGGCTTGCGAACCGGAACAAAGCCCACGCCCAGCGCCAGCGCAACCGGGGCGCCGAACAGGAAGCCACGCGCCTCAGTCCCTACCACTTTGGTAATACCCGCGTCTTTGTAGCGCTCGGTCAGCAGTTCAATGCTAAGCGCGTAGGCCTTCGGGTCTTCCAGTAAGCTGGTGACATCGCGGAAAAGAATGCCAGGTTTTGGATAATCCTCGATACTCTGGATGCTGTTCTTCAGATATTCAAGCTGCTGTGCAGTTGCGGTCATAAGTGTATGCCTGATTGAAACGGTGTTACCCACGGGCGTGCAAAAGGGGCCAAAGAAACATTTGTTTAACCTTTGACCAGGCTTGCCCGCGCTCGAAAACGCCAGAATTTACTGGCTGTCAGCAACAATTGCAACAGGCATTATTGCGCATCAGTGCTTTTGTTGCTTTGCGTCAACCACCGGAATGCGCCACATAAAGATCAGCAGGCAGGCCAGAATGACCAACAGCATGATGCGCACCCACGTAAGCTTAACCAGCCACAGCGAAATAGCAAAAGTCACTACGATCATCGCAATGGCGCGCGGTTTGGCGCCGCGAGGCATCGCGCGGTACTGCTGCCAATGGCGAAGATAGCCGCCAAACCAGGAGCGATACAGCAGCCACTGGTGAAAGCGCGGCGATGAGCGGGCAAAGCACCAGGCGGCGAGCAGAATAAACGGCGTCGTCGGCAGCAACGGTAAGAAGATGCCCAGCGTACCCAGCGCTACCGCCAGCCAGCCGATAATGGTTAGAATAACAGGTGGCATAATGCGAATCGTTATCAAACAGATGAGGCTACTGTAGCACAGTTGGCTGGAAGGGAATGGAGAGGTGTGGTGAAAACAGCTCAACTTTTACAAACGCTGAACGATCAGCTCAGCGAGCTGGCCGCGCTGGTGGCGCCGCTGGCGGAGCACGCGACCCTGAGCCCACGCTTTGACCGTCAGCTCTTTCATACCCGCAGCACGCTGATGCAGGACTATCTGGCGGAAGCCCGGCAAAACTTTTCCCAACTGAGCCAGGCCGTCGAGCGCCAGCAGCTGCCGCAGGTGGTCTGGATTGCCGAGCGTCTGGCGGCGCAAATCGCCGCGCTGCGTCGTGAAACCGCCACCTGGTCCTTGCGCAGTTGGGACCACGCGTCGCCAACGCTGAGCCGCTGGCAGCGCCGTCGCCTGCAGCATCAGGAGTATGAGCGCCGCCTGCTGGCGATGCGCGACCAACGTCAGCGTCAGCTGGCGCAGGCGACCAGCCTTGACGAGCAGCAGCGGCTGGGGAAAGAAGTTGAAGCCTACAGCGGCCGGTTGGCGCGCTGCCGACAGGCACTGGACAAGATTGAAAACGTACTGGCGCGGCTGACGCGCTAACAGGAGAGCCCGATGTCGCTGGAAAATGCATCCGATGAGGTCAAACTGGCCGTCGATTTAATCATGTTGCTGGAATCACATCAGATCCCGGCGCAAACCGTGCTGGGCGCGCTGGAAATTGTCAGGCGGGATTATGCAAACAAGTTAAAAAACGCGGAAAGCGGGTCGCAAAACCCAGAGAAGTAGGATGTTGTCTCCGGCAGTGTGCTGGCAGTCTGGTCCTCTGCGCATGACGCCACTGGAGACAATATTGATGGAAAAAGTCAGTCAAACCCCACACGACGCGGTGTTTCGCCAGATGCTCATGCATCAGGCGGTCGCGAAGGATTTTTTGCAGTTGTATCTCCCCGCGCCGTTTCTGGCGATCTGCGAACTGGATTCGCTGCAGCTGGTCTCCGGCAGCTTTGTTGAAGAGGACCTGCGCGCCAGCTATTCCGATATCCTTTACTCACTGCGCACGCGTCATGGACCGGGCTATGTGTACGCGCTGATTGAGCACCAGAGTACCCCGGACAAGCTGATGGCATTTCGCCTGCTGCGCTATGCGCTGGCCGCCATGCAGCGTCATCTGGACGCCGGCCACGACACGCTGCCGCTGGTGGTGCCCATTCTGTTTTATCACGGCAAAGTGAGCCCCTGGCCCTGGGCCCGCAACTGGCAACAGCTATTCGCCGATCCGGCGCTGGCGAAGACGCTCTATAGCAATGATTTTCCGCTGGTGGACCTCACCGTAATGCCAGATAATCAGATCGCCCGTCATCGGCGGATGGCCATGCTGGAGCTGCTGCAAAAGCATATCCGCCATCGCGATCTGGCCGAGCTGCAGGTGCCGCTGATTGCGCTGATGACGCAAGGCTATCTGACCGAAGCGCAGCTGAATACGCTGCTGCGCTATATGTTGCAGGCGGGAACTACGGAACATCCGGGGGCGCTGATCCGCACGCTGGCGGCGCAGTCGCCCAGGCATAAGGAGCTGATGATGACCATTGCCGAATGGCTGGAAGAAAAAGGCCGTAAACAGGGACAGCAAGAGGGTGAGCAGGAAGCCACCCGCAGCATCGCCGCCAGAATGTTGGCGCGCGGCCTCGAACGTCAAACCGTGCAGGAGCTCACCGGGCTCAGCGATGAAGAACTCGCCGCGCTGGCACCCTGAAGCAGCAGGGGCGGCTTTGCGCCGCCCCTCTTCGATCAGGACGCGGTGGTGGGCACCAGATCGTCCCCCTTCCCGTCCCGCTTCACTTCGGTGACTTCATCGCCTTTTTCATTGCGCAGATGAACTTCCAGCTGGTTAAAGGCAATGTTAATGTCATTCTCCCGGCACAGGCGGTCGATGGCGCGGTTGAGCTCATCCACCGTGTAGCTGCGATCGCGCAGTTCACGAACATACAGACGCAGTTCATGATCCAGCGTACTGGCCCCGAAGGTGGTGAAGAAAACCGCTGGCGCCGGCTCCTGCATCACTTTCGGATGATCGTGCGCGGCCTTCAGCAGCACCTCTTTCACTTTATCCAGATCGGAGCCATAGGCGACGCCGAGGCGGATCACCACCCGGGTCACGGTGTCGGAGAGCGACCAGTTGATCAAGCGCTCGGTAACGAACGCCTTGTTCGGGATAATTACCTCTTTGCGATCGAAGTCGGTGATGGTGGTCGCGCGGATACGGATTTTGCTTACCGTACCGGAGAAGGTGCCGATGGTTACCGTATCCCCAATGCGCACTGGACGCTCGAACAGAATAATCAGACCGGAAACGAAGTTACCGAAGATCTCCTGCAGGCCAAAACCTAAACCAACCGACAGCGCGGCCGCCAGCCATTGTAGTTTATCCCAGGAGACGCCCAGCGACCCGAACACCGTCATCGCACCGATGGCGATAATCGCATAGTTAAGAATGGTGGTGATGGCGTAGGAGGTGCCCTGACGCATATTGAGACGCGAGAGAACCAGCACCTCCAGCAGACCCGGCAGGTTGCGTATTAGCGCCCAGGCGACCATCGACGCCACAATGGCAAACAGCAGACTGCCCATCGTGACGCTGCGCACCACGCTGGCCCCCGCTTCGGTACCGTTGTAGTGCCAGAGGGTAATGCTGTCGAGATAGGCGAAAACGGTGATCAGATCAGACCAAATCGCCCAGAACATGACCGCGAACAGCGCGATCATCACCAGCATGGTGATGCGCAGCGTCTGCTGGTTGACCTGCTCGAGAGCGATAGTCGGCTCCTCCTGCGGCTCGGCGCCTTCCGCACCCTCCTTCACCAGATGCTGACGGCGCGCCAGCGCCCGGCGCCAGGCGATACGTCGCGCCGCCACGCTCAGACCGCGCAGCACGGTCTGGTACAGCAGGTTCCAGATCATCACCAGATACACGGTCTCGATCCAGCGTCCCGCCAGGCGCAGCGTGGTGTAGAAGTAACCGGTCGCCGTCAGCACCATCAGGGCTACCGGGACAATAGACAGCACGGTGATCGTCAGCAGGCGCAGGCTGTGTGATTCTTTATCACGCCAGCTTTCCCGACACATCGGCCAGACCAGCACGGCAATCAGCAGCAGATTGAAGAAAATCACAAACTGCCCCAGCACGTCGTCCATCAGGTTCAGTGGCGACAGCTCGGAAATCACCGACCAGAAATTCAGCGGCAGCAACGCGAGGCTGACGCGAACAATTTGTCGCCGCCAGTGGCTGGTCAACTGCGCAGGCATATTGAAGTGGCTGACCGCCACGCCGTTCTTTTCCAGCACTTTCCAGCACAGACCAAAGACCAGCCAGAACATGGCCAGCTTTTTACTGTACGCCCACAGCAGTCCGCTGATATTAAGCTGCATGGTGAGTAAGATCAGGCCAATCGCCAAAATTACCAGCACCACCGGCAAGGCCCGAATCAGGTCGATCAGGATCGCCTTTGGCGTATGCAGCTGGGTATCGTTGCGCAGCTGCCCCACCTGGGAAGCAAGCTTAGCCTGATAATCCTTCAGCCACTGCAGACGCCAGCGGATCAGGCCGGCAATCAGCAGCAATGGTAAACCGGCCAGGAAAGCGATAAACACCGCGGGCCACGCTTTTTCCCAGTTCACGGTGATTTTCATCGCCTTAAACTGACCTTTCAGCGCTTCCGGGAAGGCCTTAATCCACTCCCAGTCCATCGGTTTATTGCTGTTCACCCAGAAAATTTGTTGGGTCAGAATTTCCTTCAGACTGCTCGAGACGCTCATCAACTGCTGCTGGTTGATCTGCAGGTTGATGGCCATCATCAGCTGGTTCCCCAGCTGTTTGTTGAACTGGTCAAGCAGTTCGCGGCGCATGTCGATCACTTCCAGTAGCGCGGCGTGGACTTCATCGTTCACTTCGCTGCTGTGCCCCTCCTCCAGTTTGGCGACAAAGGCGTCGCTCTGGAACAGCGCGTCGCGCTGCTGGTTCACCTCAAACTGCTCGAGCCGCAGGTCGGCGATGCGGTTGGTCATATCCTGCAGTTCGTCCGCCGACGGCAGCGTCTGCTGTTGCTGATAAAGAATGCGCGACAGCAGCAGGCTCCCCCGCAGAACTGAAATTTGCTCTTTAATATCCCGTTCAGACTGCAGCGCGCGGTCGAGCCAGTTCTTCACCTGGATATTGCGCTGCACCAGCTGGTTACCGTTCTCCGTCGCCTGGATCAGCTTCTCGCTGAGCTGATGGTTAATATCCAGCTCCTGCTTGACCAGCGGATTGGCCTGAATTCGCGTGGTTTCATCCGGGGTGACCGCCTCCTGGGCGGTTTTCTCCGTCAGCGTAAGCCGCTTGCTGTTCACCGCCTCCTGCAGCAGCTGCAGCTGATGCTCCAGCCGGTTGCTCCAGGCGGTGACGTAGTCACGCTGCTTCTGCAGGGTATCCTGCAGGACGGTGTTGCCTTCGAGGCTCTTGCGCTGCTGCTCAATCTGCGCGTTGAGCAGCGCCTGTTGAGCCTGCAACAGCACCTGCTGGGTCGGGCGCAGCGTCTCGTCGCCCACCGAGGTGCCATTCAGCCGATTGCGGATCTGCTGCAACTGTTGGGAGGCGTTATACATCGCGTTCTGCACACGTTCCGGCTGCGTTTGCAGGGAAACCAGCTGGCTGTTATAGGTCGCCAGATCGTTTTGCGCATTCTGCAGATCGTCCAGCGTCTGGGTGACGCGTGACTCCAGTTGACGCAGAGAGAGCGTACTGAGCGTTTTGCGCGTGGCGGCGTCGTCAGGGACCTCGCTCAGGTTGTTGAGACTATCCACCGCCTGGCGCAGCTTCGCCGGGGCTTGCTCGACCTGCTGACGCAGCTGTGCCGTCTCGCTTTTGATGCGCTCGATTTTATCCAGCGTTTCCAGCGTCTGGGTCAAATCCTGCTGGACCAGTTTGTCCTGGGGAGTCAGTTCTTTTTGCTTGTTTAACGTATTGAGCTGGCTCTGCACCTCTGCCCGGTCAGGGAGGTCCGCGGCGCGGCCCTGGACTGGGCTGAAAAGGCCAATAAAGCAGAGCAGCGTAATGAAAAAGATAAACGTGGCGCGTTGCCTGGAGATCGTGTGCAGCATAGTTAATATGAATGAATGCAAATGCCGGAGAATACCGGGGGTCGTCGCAAGCGCGCAGAATAGCACTTCTCTTCGCTGGCGAATAGCGGCGGACGGCGCTAAAAATTCACGTTCATCCGCGCGCTAACGTTAAGCTGTCAGGCTCTCCGGGCCGCGTAGCGTGGGACAGAACTGATACATCTCCAGCAGGATGGCGACGTAGTCGCGCGCTTCCGCATGCAGGTCGAACGAGTCAGGGGCAAACAGCCAGTTTTCCATCAGGCCGGAAAGGTAGCTGCGCATTAACACGGCCGCCCGCCGGGTGAGTAAATTGGCGGGCAACAGCTTCGCGGCGATGCACTCTTTTAAGGTCTGCTCGATACGCTCGTAGCTCGCCAGGGAGA
This window encodes:
- the priC gene encoding primosomal replication protein N'' translates to MKTAQLLQTLNDQLSELAALVAPLAEHATLSPRFDRQLFHTRSTLMQDYLAEARQNFSQLSQAVERQQLPQVVWIAERLAAQIAALRRETATWSLRSWDHASPTLSRWQRRRLQHQEYERRLLAMRDQRQRQLAQATSLDEQQRLGKEVEAYSGRLARCRQALDKIENVLARLTR
- a CDS encoding DUF454 family protein gives rise to the protein MPPVILTIIGWLAVALGTLGIFLPLLPTTPFILLAAWCFARSSPRFHQWLLYRSWFGGYLRHWQQYRAMPRGAKPRAIAMIVVTFAISLWLVKLTWVRIMLLVILACLLIFMWRIPVVDAKQQKH
- the dnaX gene encoding DNA polymerase III subunit gamma/tau — encoded protein: MSYQVLARKWRPQTFADVVGQEHVLTALANGLSLGRIHHAYLFSGTRGVGKTSIARLLAKGLNCETGITATPCGVCDNCREIEQGRFVDLIEIDAASRTKVEDTRDLLDNVQYAPARGRFKVYLIDEVHMLSRHSFNALLKTLEEPPAHVKFLLATTDPQKLPVTILSRCLQFHLKALDVEQIRHQLEHILGEEQIAFEPRALQLLSRAADGSLRDALSLTDQAIASGEGQLTAASVSTMLGTLDDDQALSLIEALVAADGERVMAGVNDAAARGVEWEALLVEMQSLLHRIAMVQLSPSALGADMATVEVRMRELARTVPPGDVQLYYQTLLMGRKELPYAPDRRMGVEMTLLRALAFHPRKPLPEPEVQPAQTAAPAPRQPVAPAAPPQQPSQSLPPTTSQVLAARSHLQRSQGATTPKKSEPAAASRARPVNNAALERLSSITERVQARPAAAALEQAPAKKEAYRWKATTVVEEAKVEVATPKALKKALEHEKTPELAAKLAEEAVERDSWAAEVSRLAVPKLVEQVALNAWKEQEGSRVCLHLRPSQRHLNSTGAQQKLAEALGVLYGTPVELTIVEDDNPAMRTPLEWRQAIYEEKLAQAREAIIADNNIQTLRRFFDADLDEESIRPI
- a CDS encoding Rpn family recombination-promoting nuclease/putative transposase — its product is MEKVSQTPHDAVFRQMLMHQAVAKDFLQLYLPAPFLAICELDSLQLVSGSFVEEDLRASYSDILYSLRTRHGPGYVYALIEHQSTPDKLMAFRLLRYALAAMQRHLDAGHDTLPLVVPILFYHGKVSPWPWARNWQQLFADPALAKTLYSNDFPLVDLTVMPDNQIARHRRMAMLELLQKHIRHRDLAELQVPLIALMTQGYLTEAQLNTLLRYMLQAGTTEHPGALIRTLAAQSPRHKELMMTIAEWLEEKGRKQGQQEGEQEATRSIAARMLARGLERQTVQELTGLSDEELAALAP
- the apt gene encoding adenine phosphoribosyltransferase, with protein sequence MTATAQQLEYLKNSIQSIEDYPKPGILFRDVTSLLEDPKAYALSIELLTERYKDAGITKVVGTEARGFLFGAPVALALGVGFVPVRKPRKLPRETIAESYELEYGTDQLEIHVDAIKPGDKVLVVDDLLATGGTIDATVKLIRRLGGEVHDAAFIINLFDLGGEQRLEKLGIHCYSLVPFPGH
- the mscK gene encoding mechanosensitive channel MscK, translated to MLHTISRQRATFIFFITLLCFIGLFSPVQGRAADLPDRAEVQSQLNTLNKQKELTPQDKLVQQDLTQTLETLDKIERIKSETAQLRQQVEQAPAKLRQAVDSLNNLSEVPDDAATRKTLSTLSLRQLESRVTQTLDDLQNAQNDLATYNSQLVSLQTQPERVQNAMYNASQQLQQIRNRLNGTSVGDETLRPTQQVLLQAQQALLNAQIEQQRKSLEGNTVLQDTLQKQRDYVTAWSNRLEHQLQLLQEAVNSKRLTLTEKTAQEAVTPDETTRIQANPLVKQELDINHQLSEKLIQATENGNQLVQRNIQVKNWLDRALQSERDIKEQISVLRGSLLLSRILYQQQQTLPSADELQDMTNRIADLRLEQFEVNQQRDALFQSDAFVAKLEEGHSSEVNDEVHAALLEVIDMRRELLDQFNKQLGNQLMMAINLQINQQQLMSVSSSLKEILTQQIFWVNSNKPMDWEWIKAFPEALKGQFKAMKITVNWEKAWPAVFIAFLAGLPLLLIAGLIRWRLQWLKDYQAKLASQVGQLRNDTQLHTPKAILIDLIRALPVVLVILAIGLILLTMQLNISGLLWAYSKKLAMFWLVFGLCWKVLEKNGVAVSHFNMPAQLTSHWRRQIVRVSLALLPLNFWSVISELSPLNLMDDVLGQFVIFFNLLLIAVLVWPMCRESWRDKESHSLRLLTITVLSIVPVALMVLTATGYFYTTLRLAGRWIETVYLVMIWNLLYQTVLRGLSVAARRIAWRRALARRQHLVKEGAEGAEPQEEPTIALEQVNQQTLRITMLVMIALFAVMFWAIWSDLITVFAYLDSITLWHYNGTEAGASVVRSVTMGSLLFAIVASMVAWALIRNLPGLLEVLVLSRLNMRQGTSYAITTILNYAIIAIGAMTVFGSLGVSWDKLQWLAAALSVGLGFGLQEIFGNFVSGLIILFERPVRIGDTVTIGTFSGTVSKIRIRATTITDFDRKEVIIPNKAFVTERLINWSLSDTVTRVVIRLGVAYGSDLDKVKEVLLKAAHDHPKVMQEPAPAVFFTTFGASTLDHELRLYVRELRDRSYTVDELNRAIDRLCRENDINIAFNQLEVHLRNEKGDEVTEVKRDGKGDDLVPTTAS
- the rsmS gene encoding pleiotropic regulatory protein RsmS, whose protein sequence is MSLENASDEVKLAVDLIMLLESHQIPAQTVLGALEIVRRDYANKLKNAESGSQNPEK